The sequence CACACCACGATTCTTATGCAACAAGCTATAGAGAGTCCCATTTGACATGTGCTTATAAACCAAAAGCTTCTCATCTTCCACCACACAGAAACCCAACAGGGGAGCCAAATTCGGGTGCCTAACCTCGCCTAACCTATTCATCTCCATCCGAAACTGCTTCTCCCCAATCTTACACTTACTAAGCCGCTTCACCGCGAGCGTGGACCCATCACGAAGATCCGCCTTATAAGTAGTCCCCGTCCTCGTCGCCATAAGAACATTCTCAGCACTAAAGTTATTAGTTGCAGCCATCAAATCCCCTAACTTAACCTTCACAATAGGCTTCTGAAACAGAGTAACCTGAACAAGCTTGTGACCCCTCAAACTCAAAGCCCAATTATCACCACCATCGGTAGTGCTTCCAATCCCATACCCTCTCTTATCCCTACTCGATCCCAAATGGTACCACCACCACAACCCAAAAGCTAACAACAACGAAACCGCAGCACCAAACACCCCAGCAGCAATAATAATGGCAAGATTCTTCTTGCTCAATCCACCACACTTGGAACACAGCCCACTATTCCCATCAAAGGCTTCCTTCCCAAACCGCAAAAGAGAGCCAGGGATCGCGCCGGTGAGATGATTGTTAGCAACCGAGAACTTATTCAGCCTCACCAAGCTCCCAATTTCAGCGGGAATTGGACCCGAAAGGTCGTTATCGGATATCTCTAACTCGTTCAAGTAAGAACAATTCTCTAACGCAGCCGGAATAGGACCAGAAAGATCGTTGCTAGAAAGGTCCAGTGTGACCAAATACGGCAACCAATCACAGATCTTGGGAGGAATCGAACCTGAGAGCGAGTTGGATCCAAGTACGAGCTTCTGAAGATTCTTACTGCAGTACTTGATGGACTCCGGAATCTTACCGGATAGATTCATCCCACTAAGATCAAGACCAATAATACGATTCTCCTGCGGGTTCCAGCATGACACACCTTCGTAGTTGCAGACGAAACCGGCTGTCTTGTTTTCCAAATTCCACTTGGCGAGTCTCTGTTGAGGGTCACTCAAAGAGTCCTTGAAGCCTTTCAGGCAACTCACGTCGTCTTCAACCTGCGAACAACCACAAACCAAGAAGCTCGTCAACAAGAGTAGCAAGAAGCAGTTCTTCAGATCCATTGAAACNNNNNNNNNNNNNNNNNNNNNNNNNNNNNNNNNNNNNNNNNNNNNNNNNNNNNNNNNNNNNNNNNNNNNNNNNNNNNNNNNNNNNNNNNNNNNNNNNNNNNNNNNNNNNNNNNNNNNNNNNNNNNAAAACTAAGGGAAGGGAAAGTCAGGGAGACCGAGATGCCATTAGCTTTTTGCGACGCGTTTGGTGGCAAA is a genomic window of Arachis ipaensis cultivar K30076 chromosome B06, Araip1.1, whole genome shotgun sequence containing:
- the LOC107605301 gene encoding inactive LRR receptor-like serine/threonine-protein kinase BIR2; amino-acid sequence: MDLKNCFLLLLLTSFLVCGCSQVEDDVSCLKGFKDSLSDPQQRLAKWNLENKTAGFVCNYEGVSCWNPQENRIIGLDLSGMNLSGKIPESIKYCSKNLQKLVLGSNSLSGSIPPKICDWLPYLVTLDLSSNDLSGPIPAALENCSYLNELEISDNDLSGPIPAEIGSLVRLNKFSVANNHLTGAIPGSLLRFGKEAFDGNSGLCSKCGGLSKKNLAIIIAAGVFGAAVSLLLAFGLWWWYHLGSSRDKRGYGIGSTTDGGDNWALSLRGHKLVQVTLFQKPIVKVKLGDLMAATNNFSAENVLMATRTGTTYKADLRDGSTLAVKRLSKCKIGEKQFRMEMNRLGEVRHPNLAPLLGFCVVEDEKLLVYKHMSNGTLYSLLHKNRGVLDWEMRFRIGLGAARGLAWLHHGCHPPIIQQNICSNVILVDEDFDARIMDFGLARLLTSDTNESSFVNGDLGELGYVAPEYPSTMVASLKGDVYGFGIVLLELATGRKPLDVNNVEEEFKGNLVDWVNKLSSSGRAKDCIDKAIFGRGHDEEILKFMKIASSCVVPHPKERLSMFEVYNSLKSMAKDHSFSEYDDEFPLIFGKPGNERG